The Chiroxiphia lanceolata isolate bChiLan1 chromosome 4, bChiLan1.pri, whole genome shotgun sequence genome contains a region encoding:
- the AADAT gene encoding kynurenine/alpha-aminoadipate aminotransferase, mitochondrial isoform X1, with the protein MNYSRFTTAVSAARKASPIRVLTELMQKSPPSLISLAGGAPNPNLFPFKRATVDIGHGTPIEIGEDLMKRALQYSASAGIPELLSWLKDFQRSLHDPPTANYSPEQGQMEVCVTTGSQEGLCKVFEMLINPGDNILLDAPTYPGTLAALRPLGCNIINVPSDQHGIIPKALKEILSTWSSEDVKNHSHHLPKFLYTIPNGCNPTGNSLSTERKKEIYQLARKYDFLIIEDDPYYFLQFEKPWAPTFLSMDVDGRVIRTDSFSKVLSSGLRIGFLTGPKPLIDRVVLHIQVSTMHTSTFTQIMISQLLHQWGQKGFLEHIDRVVDFYRTQRDAMLVAADKWLKGLAEWYPPAAGMFLWIKIKGISDTQQLIMEKALQKEVLLVPGGAFNINSSEPSSYVRASFSLSSPTQMDLAFKRLADLIKESL; encoded by the exons ATGAATTATTCTCGGTTCACCACTGCTGTGAGTGCAGCAAGAAAAGCATCTCCGATAAGAGTCCTGA CTGAATTGATGCAGAAATCTCCTCCATCTCTCATCTCTCTGGCTGGAGGGGCACCAAATCCTAACCTTTTTCCATTTAAGAGGGCAACTGTTGACATTGGACATGGAACTCCTATTGAGATTGGGGAAGATCTGATGAAGAGAGCTCTTCAGTACTCAGCCTCAGCAGG GATTCCAGAGCTGTTGTCTTGGCTAAAAGATTTCCAGCGGAGCCTACATGATCCCCCCACAGCCAATTACAGTCCTGAGCAAGGACAAATGGAAGTGTGTGTCACAACCGGCAGCCAGGAAGGCTTGTGTAAA GTGTTCGAAATGCTCATTAATCCAGGGGACAACATCCTTTTGGATGCACCCACATACCCTGGGACACTAGCAGCT CTGAGACCCTTGGGTTGTAATATAATTAATGTTCCTAGTGACCAACATGGCATTATTCcaaaagctttgaaagaaaTTCTGTCTACTTGGAGCTCAGAAGATGTAAAAAATCATAGCCATCACCTTCCTAAATTCCTGTACACTATTCCAAATGGGTGCAACCCAACCGGCAACTCTCTGAGCACAGAGCGCAAGAAGGAGATTTACCAG CTTGCAAGAAAATATGATTTCCTCATAATAGAAGATGATCCTTACTActttcttcagtttgaaaag CCATGGGCTCCAACTTTCCTCTCAATGGATGTGGATGGCCGAGTTATCAGGACCGACTCTTTCTCTAAAGTTCTCTCATCTGG GTTAAGAATAGGTTTTCTGACAGGTCCCAAGCCTCTTATTGACAGAGTTGTTCTACATATTCAGGTTTCAACAATGCACACCAGCACTTTCACTCAG attATGATATCACAGCTGCTTCATCAATGGGGACAAAAGGGTTTCTTGGAGCATATTGACAG gGTGGTGGATTTCTACAGGACCCAGCGGGATGCAATGCTCGTTGCTGCTGACAAGTGGTTAAAAG gcTTGGCTGAATGGtaccctcctgctgctggcatgTTCTTATGGATCAAAATTAAGGGTATCTCTGATACACAGCAGCTGATAATGGAAAAAGCTTTGCAGAAAGAA GTATTACTGGTTCCTGGAGGAGCATTTAATATCAATAGTTCAGAGCCGAGTTCTTATGTCAGAGCCTCCTTCTCTCTGTCTTCTCCTACTCAGATGGATCTG GCCTTCAAGAGACTGGCTGACCTTATAAAAGAATCTTTGTGA
- the AADAT gene encoding kynurenine/alpha-aminoadipate aminotransferase, mitochondrial isoform X2, producing MQKSPPSLISLAGGAPNPNLFPFKRATVDIGHGTPIEIGEDLMKRALQYSASAGIPELLSWLKDFQRSLHDPPTANYSPEQGQMEVCVTTGSQEGLCKVFEMLINPGDNILLDAPTYPGTLAALRPLGCNIINVPSDQHGIIPKALKEILSTWSSEDVKNHSHHLPKFLYTIPNGCNPTGNSLSTERKKEIYQLARKYDFLIIEDDPYYFLQFEKPWAPTFLSMDVDGRVIRTDSFSKVLSSGLRIGFLTGPKPLIDRVVLHIQVSTMHTSTFTQIMISQLLHQWGQKGFLEHIDRVVDFYRTQRDAMLVAADKWLKGLAEWYPPAAGMFLWIKIKGISDTQQLIMEKALQKEVLLVPGGAFNINSSEPSSYVRASFSLSSPTQMDLAFKRLADLIKESL from the exons ATGCAGAAATCTCCTCCATCTCTCATCTCTCTGGCTGGAGGGGCACCAAATCCTAACCTTTTTCCATTTAAGAGGGCAACTGTTGACATTGGACATGGAACTCCTATTGAGATTGGGGAAGATCTGATGAAGAGAGCTCTTCAGTACTCAGCCTCAGCAGG GATTCCAGAGCTGTTGTCTTGGCTAAAAGATTTCCAGCGGAGCCTACATGATCCCCCCACAGCCAATTACAGTCCTGAGCAAGGACAAATGGAAGTGTGTGTCACAACCGGCAGCCAGGAAGGCTTGTGTAAA GTGTTCGAAATGCTCATTAATCCAGGGGACAACATCCTTTTGGATGCACCCACATACCCTGGGACACTAGCAGCT CTGAGACCCTTGGGTTGTAATATAATTAATGTTCCTAGTGACCAACATGGCATTATTCcaaaagctttgaaagaaaTTCTGTCTACTTGGAGCTCAGAAGATGTAAAAAATCATAGCCATCACCTTCCTAAATTCCTGTACACTATTCCAAATGGGTGCAACCCAACCGGCAACTCTCTGAGCACAGAGCGCAAGAAGGAGATTTACCAG CTTGCAAGAAAATATGATTTCCTCATAATAGAAGATGATCCTTACTActttcttcagtttgaaaag CCATGGGCTCCAACTTTCCTCTCAATGGATGTGGATGGCCGAGTTATCAGGACCGACTCTTTCTCTAAAGTTCTCTCATCTGG GTTAAGAATAGGTTTTCTGACAGGTCCCAAGCCTCTTATTGACAGAGTTGTTCTACATATTCAGGTTTCAACAATGCACACCAGCACTTTCACTCAG attATGATATCACAGCTGCTTCATCAATGGGGACAAAAGGGTTTCTTGGAGCATATTGACAG gGTGGTGGATTTCTACAGGACCCAGCGGGATGCAATGCTCGTTGCTGCTGACAAGTGGTTAAAAG gcTTGGCTGAATGGtaccctcctgctgctggcatgTTCTTATGGATCAAAATTAAGGGTATCTCTGATACACAGCAGCTGATAATGGAAAAAGCTTTGCAGAAAGAA GTATTACTGGTTCCTGGAGGAGCATTTAATATCAATAGTTCAGAGCCGAGTTCTTATGTCAGAGCCTCCTTCTCTCTGTCTTCTCCTACTCAGATGGATCTG GCCTTCAAGAGACTGGCTGACCTTATAAAAGAATCTTTGTGA